From the genome of Clavelina lepadiformis chromosome 2, kaClaLepa1.1, whole genome shotgun sequence:
GACAAAACTTTGCAACAGTAGGCCTACGCATTCCTGTTAATTTGTCACTTCGTTTACATTTAATTCCGCATGTACGAATTCCGTTAGAACAAATGGACAAACTGAGAGTTCTTGGATGGTAAACTGTGAAACTGTTGACGATGTACCGGTATGTAACTCTCCATCGTCCCGTTTAAAATAACATGACAATTTTTTGCAGTAATAATAAACCAACCTCAGCTTCAAGTTTTGAGAAACCGGAAACGAAGTTCTCTCATCCTTTTTTTCTCGTCATGTAAGCACACTTTGCTGCGATATTAATTTTCTGTAGAGTGCAAAGTACCGCAACCAGTACGAGCTTCCTACAATGACATGGTAGAATTTTCTCTAACTTGGCCTTCGGTGTATTTTTCTGCTTTATTattctttatgacgtaactaaCGCAATTCAAAACGAGCCAATCGGTTATTGGTTTTCTCCAATAGAGTCCAATCCGCATTTATCAGTTgatgaaaacaaatcgtttgCTTCTAAAATGGTTGAAGTAGTTGCAATGTGCAACTTATTGCCATTGCTGTTGAACAAATATCCATTTGTGATCAACAACTTTGCACTAGATCATTTAGTAAATAAGTTAGATGGTACTATGTCATGGCCTATACTGTACCAAGTTGTCAAGTTTGTTGCTGATTTTACAGGTATGCTAGGCCTATATGCTGTGTTCTGAAATTTACCGGTAGATCCGATGGTAAGCTATTTCGATGGCCAATTTCAAAAGAAGATTTAACTTCCGAAAGTTAAATTGCCTACCGGCACTTCATTGCTTATTTTGACTTGCCAAGGATTTTTACTAAACCTTTGGAAAACCTGGAAGTTCTGATTGAAGGGACGAAGTTTACTCTCATCTGGAGGAATAACGCTCAGACTTGGTAAGCAgaatgaatttgttttacagTACACGGCCAAATACAATTTACAATTTGAGCAGCAGAGGCCTAGCACACTAGTGTGTAACAtgtttgtgcacttctgcaatTAACTCGAGTTGGGCTTAATAACGGCGCCTTAAGGTGAATTGGAAAGTGTGTGGGCATACTACATTGTACAGAGTGCGCTATGTCGCAAACTGCCATTGTAACAAAATTGCACCATCTAAACTTTGGTCGACACcaaaatgcactttttttgaGTATAAACTTTCGTGTAAGCTATAATATTTTCAAGTAACATGGAAAGTGCCACAGAACTCCAATAATTTAGAAGATAAAAGCTTTCTTCACTCGTTTGACGGTTCCATTAAGAAAATTCAGTTTGCATCACGCAACAATAAGCATATGAAATTTGGAGAGGTTGCTTTATGCTTATAGGCTACAAACCACTATAAGTTATAGTGATCTGTAAAAACGAACCGTATTGCTCTGCGACACAAAAAACTTGGCCGATATAGTCGAGTTGCAACTATATAAGGTTCTAGTCTAAAGTAGGCGAACTTTTTTAGTATGCACCTGAAACATAATTATCGATTTTTTAGAACCCTAGACATTTTACCGATATATACTGCAAGCGGGCCGCTGTTGCTTGGGATACCGTTACCGGCGTGTTCTGCTGTTGCAATATTAACAAACGCTGTTGCTTAGAAAGTAATGATAGCTAAGAGAGaattaattatcaaacttCATTGTAACCGTTCTAAGATGTCTTATACGCAGTAGCTAACTCTATCACAATAATACATTTTCCTTTATGTCTGCAGTGGCTACTTTTAGCAGTTGATTTCAGTATAACAGATATAAATAAGGAAAGTATTTTGGGAAGAGTATAACAGAGTAAAATGGGTTTCATATGCCTAAACTTAAATAAGTGAGTTTGCTACTAAATATGTGACGAGTATCGTGTATTCGTAGTTTATTTGATTGTTAATGAATTAGTGATGGGGTTAGCTTGCTGTATTTTTACTGTTGGTCAAAGAAGAAGTAGATTAATAAGGCCTATAATTGAAATTTAAACATTGACAGCTTAAAACAACAcgaagttgttttgaaaactacGAGGCTGGTACTGAATGCATTAAGTTGCGCTTGCcgacaaaacattttgattCATGTGGAGAGTTTTTCTCGTTTTACTAGCGCTAGGCGGCAATCTaaccaagttttaaacttCCATGTAGGTCTTTGAAGGGTCATTAAGACGAAGAACTAGTTGCGTAGATGCGTGGTTTAAATCACGTTGCAAAGAACCATCGTAAAATTTTAACGTTGTTGACTGGCATTTTGCCCGCTATAATCTGGCCAACCCGTGAACTTGGTTTATTTAAGGACTTTAATTCTTTGAATCTACTGTACGTCGGATCTAAAAATGTATACAACTTTGTGCTATCATCGAGTAGAAATGTGTTTACCAACTTTTGCGTTTGTTTTGGTGCTGACTAATCACTGATGTTAAATTAAATGTTCCACATTGGTCAAGTTGTCACGAAAGCTTGTGCTTCAGGCATATGACAGTACATCTGGTCATTTCTGTTTTGCTTTAAATGGTGCTGAGAAATCTGATGCTATCGGAAATGCTGATGTTATCACCAAGCTCTGTAGTAAATACtttatttactaattaaatAAGAACTAGTAATTTTGATGTAAAGTACTTCTAAAACTAGCCTTAATGCCGTAAGTAAGAACGATGTTTACAGTTTGCtggaaaattatgtttttatttgaataagtTGCGTCACAGAAGATGACTACCCTCAGTTAAAACAAGGACCAGTGAATTACGTAGGGATGcctaaaaatgaaacaagacGCCGAATTAAGTTCGTCCACGTGCGGCTGGGTAACTTTGAGTTGTAGGATCGTGAGTTGCGAAATGTTTGGAGAATTTTCTCACAATTATGCGCCAGCGCAACAGCgatgtttttaaatatcttaGTAAAGATCTACTTGGTAGTATTGAGAAAgtgaataataataaaagaTGCGAGCAGCAATTGCAAATGTCCTCATGCGAcgcaaaatatttccacaCTATACCTTAATCTCCATTGTGAGCCTAATAAACTAGTAAGTTCACACAGAGGCATGGCTGAAGACacgtttgcttttttatttctattataGTAGAATCATCTCGTACCTTGCATTTTTGCCCATTTGGGCTCGTTATTTGATTAGCATTTGTGATTATCGTCAAACATGCTCGACTCCGCCTGTACAAGCGATTTGCACGTTTGCATAGCATGCAAATCACCAACTGCTATATTTGAGCTGCATTCCATGAATGGTAAATAGAAAACacgataacaaaaattatGTGTGACCTGTCGTGACGCGACAATGCAACTTTATGCTGGTATAAACAAGTTGACATTTTTCAAACTACCCAAATTTGAGTGCCTTGTGACGAATCCAATTATTCCATCCGCTTCTATTGCTAATTTTAGAAACATGGAATGTCACAGTCTTCTTTGCGTGATGCAGTCGGTTCTGAAACGCGCTTTTCTCCTGATGGGAAGATTTGTCGCAGGGATTAAAGATAATGATGCGTCAAAATGTAAAGATTTCAGGTACAGAAAATCTTTGAAGggttgtttttctttatttagcttGGGAAAACGTGCGTTACAACCATGTGTGTAGTTACTCGTTGTGCCTCGAGTCGATTTTCCATTTGATGTAACTGAAACTGCTTGGCGAGACAGGGACCGTTTGGTTGGTAGGACGcggttatttttgttaaaattcagTCTTAGGAAACACACTTGCATAGCATTGAACGAGACACCGATTGTTTTACAACTCAAATTCTTATCAGCCACGAATGCACAATTTTATAGCGTTACTATCTCGTACAGCGAGATGGCGCAAGAGATACGTACCTTAACGATTTTATCTTTGGGTATTGCACAATCGGATGGCCAAATATGAAAGCCGCAAGTGACAAGTAAAAATTGCGGCTTGATCAATGAAAAATCAAtgatcaatgaaatttttcgaATTTGAAATTTCTCCACACCCTCGTTCTTATGCCACGTTTCGGTAACAGGCACGTGATGATATGCGTCATCAATAGTTACGTAGAATTTGTCAATAAAACGAAATTATCTTTACAGTTAAAAGTAATAGcgctaaattttttttgggtTAATTGTAACCCAAAGGTCTATGATGACGATACAGAAATCTAAATATAATCCACAATTCGAATGACATGAGGTTGCtgacttcattttctcatcaAGTCTGCACACTATTTACggtggttttaatatttgcatTGGGGCTGACCGGCTGACAACCAAGATACGAAGCTATTAATATTACTGGTAATTagttatttaaaatcatcGCCTCCCATGCGCATGCGTCTGATAAGGTGTCAATCCAGTTTACTCATCGATTTTAAGACAGCGATGACCTTTTTTGTaacaaacacaaacaactACCAATAGTTTATAAAGATCGGTGATTTACTCGATGAAAAACTAATTATACTTTACATGCTGGTAGTTCAAGTATGACATAGGCCATTGATGTTAGCGTTTGCCTAATTCTTATTATATTCGGATGATTTTCACTGACGCCTAAGCTTGCGCAAAAGCGTCACTGATGCGAACGAGAGATCgagaaaaaagtgaaaaaatgcTGCCAGTTTCGAACCAGACGAGCGcgtaaataaattataattatgcgacatttttttcttcttgaaTGTCAGGTTATTGTGCTCAGGCTGCTTTCTctcgtttatttatttatcaatgACGACGATGCTCGCCCGCCTCTCGTCTCATTCGCTCTGTGGTCGGCCCTGGCAGGTATAAAAGGCAGCGCTTAGGATCAGAGGCTCAATTGAAATCTAGCAGCAGAGAACAGCTGGTCTATCAGCGGAAAATATTACGAGTTTGAAAACGTATATACGTACAAGAAATTACCTATTCGCTTTGAACATTATTTAAACGTAATGGCATCAATGAAAGCTTCAGCTCAAAGAGTTGATCAACTTATACTTGGACTTTTAATTTGCCTCACAATTGCCGCAACGGTCAAGGCGGCAGCCATCGAAGCATCGATCAGCGAACAAAATACGCGATCTTTTATAAAGGATCTAACAAGGTTCGCGAGACTGAGAAGCAAAAGAAGTCCAGAGGAAATGGTCGCAGAATCCACTGACGCTGGTTCGTGGAGCGAAGACGGTGAAGTGAAGACCAATTTGTTGGGTCGCGTCTCAAGAGAAGTCATCACGACTCGAATGCATGCCTTTCGCCGAAACGGAGCCGGCGGTCACGACCGTACTGTGAAGTGCGGCAACTGCGAACTCAGATTGCGACAGGTGGCCGTGAAGAAACCGACCTGTAGAGTACGCAAAGTTGTCATTTCCACTTGCGCTGGAATGTGCGAGACCTTTGAGGTGAGAACACGTTTAAACCTCTTCCTGTAAATACTTGTAAAGTCGTGTTATctagtttttaatttaaaactaccGCCGCTCGCAACGTCAAATTAAAGTGTCTACTTTATTTCTTAGATTCCGGAAATGAATGGTCTCACGAAGAAACATCATACTGTATGCAGGCCAAGCCAAGTGGAATATGTTTCCGTCAAACTCCAGGGTTGCGCAAGAGGTGTATACCCATTCGTTACATTAAGCAAAGCAACGGCGTGCAAATGCCAGAAATGTTCGTCGAAAGACACTTCGTGCAGGTCCCTGTACTGACAGCTTTGTGCAAAAAACAACGCCTGAAAGTCGAGAGCTTAAATTTTGAGCTGTTTATGTCTTGACGGAGATGCAGTCAGATCTATTTGCCTGTTAATTTATTATTGAACACTGTTCAGATATTGTTTTGCACATTGCTACTACGTCAAAATTGTCGCTACTGTGTCCGCATTCGTTTGTCTTGAAGTCAACAATTAAGACGGGATCTCTTCTGCGTGATCTATGCAAACATGTCTCAGGGATTACCCGAAGGACTAACCGTAACCAATCAATTACCAGTTAATTGTTTAACGCTTCTTGAACCGATCTGCTTTTTACTGCCAACcaaaaaacaatattgtttcTCTTCCGTTTACCTAAAATCTCTCACTCCGTTTGCTATTTCAAACAATCATACATGACCGGGACTCATGTACTTTGTGTGAtttattttatcgttttgTTATTTGCACAAGTTCTTCATGTCTTCGTTTCCTGTGACAGCttcgttttcattttatttaattaaataaactaTATCTACGTTACATTTTGACCATGCTACTTTAAGAAGCTCGACTTGAATACGAAGCAAGattgaataaattttacagCACAAACATATATTATCGTAGAAATTTACCAGTGCAATAATTGCACAAAACCAGGCTAAAGGTCTATATCGAAATAAAAGCTTAAATCAACAATATTTAAATCCCGTATATTAGTGTCTTGTTAGGCGCCGTTTTGCTAAGTCAAATTTGTAATAGAGTCCGGCTCTATGTTAAGATATTTGCGTACACGAGGTAAAATATTGCGCAACATTACCAATATGTTGATATTGGGTAGGTTTACACATACTTACACACAGCGCCCGCCTTAACAATTAACCAGTTTCTCATTAGGAAACAATGAggctattttaaaataaataaaaaggaaCGTGTTTTATCCCATTCACGAAGGCAAGCGCCATATTGTTTATAGCGTTAATCGCCGGTACCAAACAATAACTAACTGTCCTTCGATAAATCAGATCTTTGTGATATTGATCTGAGAACAGCCGGTGTTGTCGcatgttacgtcacaatcacACATTGATCACGGCCTCTTTTTTTCAGGAACGGTAAGTGTCGGGTCATgtcatttttcacttttgtttacttttctaaaaacattttttggaaaataagcGCGTTTTAGGGAATGTCATTTTTATAGCATTATGTCACGGAAATTTGGATTCTAACAACAGAGTTCACAAACAATCCTGCAGGAGATaatgatttaatttttcactttttaaatttcatgttATCTTTCTTACGCTGGTAACGTTCTCTACGAAATAACGTTGTTTAAACCTATAAGGGTCTTCAgagatattttttgttgttttgtgcaTATTGTTTTTAGGTTTTATCCTAGGCTGTTGGAGTTTGTAAGGTAAACCTCATAGTACTCTAACCTAGGAAAACTACTCAAATTTACCCTACTTAATCTAATGCATTTATCAGAACACTAGAAGAAGATTGGTTAGAGTTCGATGTTTATCAATAATACGTACATTTCATATTTAGCTGTTTGGTCGGGAAGGTTCATGTCTGCACTCCATTCTATTTTCAGTTTCTTCAgggtaattgtttttaaataaattaggaaacaaaaaaaaacttttttgggCCTTATTGACTTCACATGAAAGTTGTAATGATCAACGACGTAAATAACAAGGCCCAGcacaaaattgcacaaaaaatattttatttagaaGAAATTTCCAACAAAATCCAAGATAAAACTGTTTACAGGTAAGTTATATAGCATTAGGCCTACCATGGGGTAATGTTGCTTAACCCACAAAATATTGCATTAAAAAAATCTAACACCAATATCTCGGTTGTTATaacatcaaaaaaaaaacaggaaaaCATCAAGACAACGCGGTGAAATCAATTTTGCAATAATATTTGTTACAATAATTTGCAATCAACAGTAAGAAATGTTACATGATAACTATACCAACATGTTGTGACATATTGCCTAGGTTTACATACAATCAtttgtatgggccttattacCAGC
Proteins encoded in this window:
- the LOC143445406 gene encoding uncharacterized protein LOC143445406, with amino-acid sequence MASMKASAQRVDQLILGLLICLTIAATVKAAAIEASISEQNTRSFIKDLTRFARLRSKRSPEEMVAESTDAGSWSEDGEVKTNLLGRVSREVITTRMHAFRRNGAGGHDRTVKCGNCELRLRQVAVKKPTCRVRKVVISTCAGMCETFEIPEMNGLTKKHHTVCRPSQVEYVSVKLQGCARGVYPFVTLSKATACKCQKCSSKDTSCRSLY